The following proteins come from a genomic window of Paenibacillus swuensis:
- a CDS encoding ABC transporter permease → MKTNHAVVQKSEIKSGADLRQPSLWKRLVKQKELQLMVIPGILFLIVFKFLPSYGLLLAFKEFIPVQGVWASPWVGLKHFEELFTSSQFHTILYNTVMISLLKIVFTFPLPILFALLLNELRTQRFRSFVQGISYLPHFVSWVIVGGVMATLLAKDEGALNSLLLASGLISEPILFLGSPNLFWPLLIISENWKEMGWSAIIYVAAITGVDPELYEASKMDGANRLQQMWYVTLPCIIATIVIMFILRIGSILDAGFDQILVLRNPLVSDVANIIDTYVLDVGLKFGRFSFATAAGLFKSVIGFVLIILANRFAKRHSMGIW, encoded by the coding sequence ATGAAGACAAATCATGCAGTTGTGCAGAAAAGCGAAATCAAATCCGGGGCGGATTTAAGGCAGCCAAGTCTATGGAAGCGTCTTGTGAAGCAGAAAGAATTGCAGTTGATGGTTATACCCGGAATCCTGTTTCTCATTGTATTTAAGTTTCTGCCGTCCTATGGTTTGCTGCTAGCCTTTAAGGAGTTTATCCCCGTTCAGGGAGTTTGGGCAAGTCCATGGGTCGGGTTGAAGCATTTCGAGGAATTATTCACCTCTTCACAATTTCATACCATTCTTTACAATACGGTAATGATTAGTTTATTAAAAATTGTCTTTACGTTTCCGCTTCCGATCTTATTTGCCCTTCTGCTGAATGAATTGCGGACACAGAGATTTCGTTCTTTCGTTCAGGGCATTTCCTATCTGCCCCATTTCGTTTCGTGGGTCATTGTCGGTGGTGTCATGGCGACATTGCTCGCCAAGGATGAGGGGGCTTTGAACAGCTTGTTACTTGCCAGCGGGTTAATCAGCGAGCCGATCTTGTTCCTGGGATCGCCCAATCTGTTCTGGCCGTTGCTAATCATATCGGAGAACTGGAAGGAAATGGGTTGGTCTGCCATCATCTACGTAGCCGCCATTACAGGAGTAGATCCGGAGCTCTATGAAGCATCCAAGATGGACGGCGCTAACCGGCTTCAGCAGATGTGGTACGTTACACTTCCCTGCATTATCGCGACGATTGTTATTATGTTTATCCTGCGGATCGGCTCCATCCTTGACGCCGGGTTTGATCAGATTCTGGTCCTGCGCAACCCGTTGGTGAGTGATGTGGCCAACATTATCGACACCTACGTGCTGGATGTAGGGTTGAAGTTCGGAAGGTTCTCTTTTGCAACGGCGGCAGGATTGTTTAAGAGCGTTATCGGTTTCGTTCTAATCATTCTGGCTAACCGTTTCGCTAAACGTCACAGCATGGGGATATGGTAG
- a CDS encoding carbohydrate ABC transporter permease yields MRTKFSLFNSLNITLMVMICVVTIYPFLNTLAISLNDGADANRGGIYLWPRLFSTQSYEVIFKDDKIIQALIVTVSRTALGILTTVFCTAIFAYGLSKKMLIGRKYYLLICVIGLIFNGGLIPTYLLYKDLHLLDTFAVYIIPGLINIWYMLLMKTFFEQIPAELEEAAKIDGCGTWRLLFTIIFPLSMPIIASICIFVGVDQWNSWFDAYVFTYNENLQPIQTYLFKIIALNQTPAQDAMASQMLERARTTGRTLSAAAVIVTTLPIMFIYFLFQKHFTKGVMVGALKG; encoded by the coding sequence ATGAGAACTAAATTCAGTTTGTTTAACAGCCTTAACATTACGCTCATGGTTATGATCTGCGTTGTTACCATCTACCCGTTCCTCAATACGTTAGCCATTTCATTAAATGACGGAGCTGATGCGAACCGAGGCGGAATTTACCTCTGGCCAAGATTGTTCTCGACACAGAGTTATGAAGTTATTTTTAAAGATGACAAAATCATCCAAGCCCTCATCGTTACAGTAAGCCGTACTGCGCTAGGTATTCTGACCACCGTATTCTGTACTGCGATCTTTGCCTATGGTCTATCCAAGAAAATGCTGATTGGGCGTAAGTACTACTTGCTCATCTGTGTCATCGGACTTATTTTCAACGGCGGTTTGATTCCCACTTACCTTCTATATAAAGATCTGCATTTGCTGGATACATTTGCTGTGTATATCATTCCTGGTTTGATTAACATCTGGTACATGCTTTTAATGAAAACGTTCTTTGAGCAAATTCCTGCGGAGCTTGAAGAAGCGGCGAAAATCGACGGCTGCGGTACATGGAGATTGTTGTTTACCATCATCTTTCCACTGTCGATGCCTATCATCGCCTCCATCTGTATTTTTGTCGGTGTGGATCAATGGAATTCATGGTTTGATGCTTATGTATTTACTTATAATGAAAACCTTCAACCGATTCAGACCTATCTATTTAAAATCATCGCCTTGAATCAGACGCCTGCACAGGATGCTATGGCATCCCAGATGTTAGAACGGGCAAGAACTACCGGCCGAACCTTGAGTGCGGCGGCGGTTATTGTCACGACACTACCGATCATGTTTATCTATTTCCTGTTCCAGAAGCACTTCACCAAAGGGGTTAT